A stretch of Pseudomonas taetrolens DNA encodes these proteins:
- a CDS encoding amino acid aminotransferase, giving the protein MSLFSAVEMAPRDPILGLNEAFNADTRTSKVNLGVGVYCNEEGRIPLLRAVVEAETIRVAQHASRGYLPIDGIAAYDQAVQKLLFGAESSLLAAGRVITTQAVGGTGALKIGADFLKQLQPDAVVAISDPSWENHRALFETAGFPVQNYRYYDAASHDVNRAGMLEDLNALPAGSIVVLHACCHNPTGVDLTPADWQNVLNVVKDKQLIPFLDMAYQGFGDGIDEDAAAVRLFAESGLSFFVSSSFSKSFSLYGERVGALSIITESREESARVLSQVKRVIRTNYSNPPTHGASIVAAVLNSPELRAMWEAELAEMRLRIRGMRLQMVELLAKKAPAQDFSFVARQRGMFSYSGLTVEQVARLRTEFGIYALDTGRICVASLNQRNIDVVTDAIVQVI; this is encoded by the coding sequence ATGAGCCTGTTCTCCGCTGTCGAAATGGCACCACGCGATCCTATCCTGGGCCTCAACGAAGCATTTAACGCCGATACTCGTACCAGCAAAGTGAATCTGGGGGTTGGTGTTTATTGCAACGAGGAGGGACGAATTCCACTCTTGCGTGCCGTTGTCGAAGCCGAAACGATCCGGGTTGCTCAACACGCTTCGCGCGGCTATCTGCCGATCGATGGCATTGCAGCCTACGACCAAGCTGTTCAAAAACTGCTGTTCGGGGCCGAATCGTCCCTGCTGGCCGCTGGCCGGGTGATTACCACCCAGGCCGTGGGCGGTACTGGCGCGCTGAAGATCGGTGCGGACTTCCTCAAGCAACTGCAGCCTGACGCTGTTGTTGCCATCAGCGATCCAAGCTGGGAAAACCACCGCGCACTGTTCGAAACCGCCGGTTTCCCGGTGCAGAACTACCGTTACTACGACGCTGCCAGCCATGACGTAAACCGTGCCGGCATGCTCGAAGACCTCAACGCCTTGCCTGCTGGCTCGATCGTTGTGCTGCACGCCTGCTGCCACAACCCGACGGGTGTCGACCTGACTCCGGCTGATTGGCAGAACGTGCTGAACGTGGTCAAGGACAAACAACTGATCCCGTTCCTCGACATGGCCTACCAGGGCTTTGGCGATGGCATTGATGAAGACGCCGCCGCCGTGCGCCTGTTCGCCGAATCGGGCCTGAGCTTCTTTGTTTCCAGCTCGTTCTCCAAGTCATTCTCGCTGTACGGCGAGCGTGTCGGTGCACTGTCGATCATTACCGAGTCCAGGGAAGAGAGCGCCCGCGTTCTGTCCCAGGTCAAGCGCGTGATCCGCACCAACTACTCCAACCCGCCGACTCACGGTGCAAGCATTGTCGCTGCGGTGCTCAACAGCCCTGAATTGCGTGCCATGTGGGAAGCCGAGCTGGCTGAAATGCGCTTGCGCATTCGCGGTATGCGCCTGCAGATGGTTGAGCTGCTGGCGAAAAAAGCCCCGGCCCAGGATTTCAGCTTTGTTGCACGTCAGCGTGGCATGTTCTCGTACTCGGGCCTGACCGTTGAACAAGTGGCGCGCCTGCGCACCGAGTTCGGCATTTACGCATTGGATACCGGCCGAATCTGCGTGGCTTCATTGAATCAGCGCAACATTGATGTGGTTACCGATGCGATTGTTCAGGTGATCTGA
- a CDS encoding sugar ABC transporter substrate-binding protein → MRCRPLVFAPLLLLASTFALADYRIGVSIAKVDDNFMTYVRSGLQDAAKKENIQIQFEDAQGDVVRQLNQVQGFLSQKVDAVIVLPADTAGTASMSRAAVAANIPLVYVNRHPDERNLPKGIVTVASNDIEAGQLQMRFLAEKLGGKGNVAVIMGDLAQNATYDRTEGVKQVLKDYPGIKLIEQQSAEWQRNKAMDLTSNWLLAGTAFDAVIANNDEMAIGAAMALQQSGKTKGEVPIVGIDGLPDGLAAIKRGQLAASVFQDPKAQSTQAIEVALKMIKGEPVEAEIWVPFQLITPDQVAQFEQRFKQG, encoded by the coding sequence ATGCGCTGCCGCCCCCTTGTTTTTGCCCCGTTGCTCTTGCTTGCCAGTACCTTTGCCCTCGCGGATTACCGCATCGGGGTCAGCATCGCCAAAGTTGACGATAATTTCATGACCTACGTGCGCAGCGGCCTGCAAGACGCCGCAAAGAAAGAAAACATCCAGATCCAGTTTGAAGACGCTCAGGGAGACGTGGTCCGCCAGCTCAATCAGGTTCAGGGTTTTCTCAGCCAAAAAGTCGACGCCGTGATTGTCCTGCCTGCCGACACAGCGGGCACCGCCAGCATGTCCCGCGCCGCCGTCGCTGCGAACATTCCACTGGTGTACGTCAATCGCCATCCTGACGAGCGCAACCTGCCCAAGGGCATCGTCACCGTGGCGTCCAATGATATCGAGGCCGGTCAGTTACAGATGCGCTTTCTGGCGGAGAAACTCGGCGGTAAAGGCAATGTGGCGGTCATCATGGGCGACCTGGCACAAAACGCCACCTACGACCGCACGGAGGGGGTAAAACAGGTGCTCAAGGACTACCCTGGAATCAAGCTCATCGAGCAACAAAGCGCCGAATGGCAGCGCAACAAAGCCATGGACCTGACCAGCAACTGGCTACTCGCGGGCACCGCGTTTGATGCGGTCATTGCCAACAACGATGAAATGGCCATTGGCGCGGCAATGGCCTTGCAGCAATCAGGCAAGACCAAGGGCGAAGTGCCCATCGTCGGGATCGATGGCCTGCCTGACGGTCTCGCGGCCATCAAGCGTGGCCAGTTGGCGGCCTCGGTGTTTCAGGACCCCAAGGCCCAATCGACCCAGGCCATCGAAGTGGCGCTGAAAATGATCAAGGGCGAGCCGGTCGAAGCCGAAATCTGGGTGCCCTTCCAATTGATTACCCCGGATCAGGTTGCGCAGTTCGAGCAGCGATTCAAGCAAGGCTGA
- a CDS encoding RidA family protein, producing the protein MDKNLHPAVQLLNPPGLYDPSANGYSHVARLAPNVRLVYTAGQGAENVDSELSPDFAEQVRQAFANLQIALAAADAQLKDVAKLTVLIVDHSQQRLQILGAEIDRLWGAAAKPACTLIPVPRLALDGMLFEVEAVAAVGCP; encoded by the coding sequence ATGGACAAGAACCTTCATCCCGCCGTGCAATTGCTCAACCCGCCCGGGCTGTACGACCCTTCAGCCAATGGCTACTCCCACGTCGCGCGATTGGCCCCCAATGTTCGCCTTGTGTACACCGCGGGCCAGGGCGCAGAGAACGTCGACAGCGAACTGTCGCCGGATTTTGCCGAACAGGTGCGCCAGGCTTTTGCCAACCTGCAGATCGCCCTGGCCGCGGCCGATGCACAGCTCAAGGACGTGGCCAAACTGACCGTGCTGATTGTCGATCATAGCCAGCAACGCTTGCAGATTCTGGGCGCGGAAATAGACCGGCTCTGGGGGGCGGCCGCCAAACCGGCCTGCACCCTGATCCCCGTGCCGCGCCTGGCCCTGGATGGGATGTTGTTTGAAGTCGAAGCTGTCGCAGCAGTGGGCTGCCCTTAG
- a CDS encoding TonB-dependent siderophore receptor: MSTPVSVARTRWLPLALALAVSSATPWAFAIEPASSAIHIQAQPLGAALSQLAQQTSLQVFFSPQLVAGKLAPAVEGQLSPEQALSRLLQGSGLSYELDGDAVTLRAAPVAGTAAAAGPLELGPVDVKVVGDWLGDANQSVVQNHPGARTVVRREAMVEQGAMNVSDVLKRIPGVQVQAPNGTGGSDISLNVGVRGLTSRLSPRSTVLIDGVPAAFAPYGQPQLAMAPISSGNLDSIDVVRGAGSVRYGPQNVGGVINFVTRAIPETFQGEVGTTLQTSEGGGWKHMESAFLGGTADNGIGAALLYSGVKGDGYRTRNNDNDIDDVLLKTHWAPTDQDDFSLNFHYYDATADMPGGLTQAQFDADPYQSVRDWDNFSGRRKDVSFKYLRQIDDQTQFEVLTYYTDSFRGSNIAARNLQTVTAYPRNYHTFGIEPRVSHVFTLGPVTQEVGVGYRYLKEAMHEQASMLELVDNTPVSGPKGDGHVYQDRTGGTEASAIYIDDKIDVGNWTVTPGIRFERISTHWHDRPVLDAKGVPVEEKKRSIDSNEALPALSVMYHLSDAWKLFANYETSFGSLQYFQLGQGGTGDQTAAGLKPEKAKTYEIGTRYDNGTWGGEVTVFYIDFADELQYISNDVGWTNLGATKHQGVETSVHYDMSGLDARLDGLSVNAGFTYTKATSEGDISGFKGRDLPLYSRQVLNLGARYAVNRWTYNLDMFAQSKQHAPGTGGTYITDPTADGQYGDIPGYATWSTRVGYDFGPQASNLKLGAGIKNLFNQEYYTRSSDNNSGIYLGEPRTFFVQASVGF; encoded by the coding sequence TTGAGCACCCCGGTCTCCGTTGCACGTACGCGCTGGTTGCCGCTGGCCCTGGCGCTGGCGGTCAGTAGCGCGACACCGTGGGCGTTTGCCATCGAGCCGGCGTCGAGTGCTATTCATATTCAGGCCCAGCCCCTGGGTGCAGCCTTGAGCCAACTGGCCCAGCAAACCTCATTGCAGGTGTTTTTCAGTCCGCAGCTGGTGGCCGGCAAGCTGGCACCGGCGGTGGAAGGTCAATTGTCACCCGAGCAAGCCTTGAGCCGACTGTTGCAGGGCAGTGGCCTGAGTTACGAACTGGACGGTGATGCTGTCACTCTGCGCGCTGCGCCGGTGGCGGGTACCGCTGCCGCAGCGGGCCCGCTGGAGCTGGGGCCGGTGGATGTCAAAGTCGTGGGCGACTGGCTGGGCGATGCCAATCAGTCGGTGGTCCAGAATCACCCTGGCGCACGCACCGTGGTACGGCGCGAAGCGATGGTCGAGCAAGGCGCGATGAACGTCAGCGATGTGCTCAAGCGTATTCCCGGCGTGCAGGTACAGGCCCCCAACGGTACGGGGGGCAGTGATATTTCATTGAACGTGGGCGTGCGCGGATTGACCTCGCGCCTGTCGCCACGCTCCACGGTGCTGATCGACGGTGTCCCGGCGGCCTTTGCACCTTACGGCCAGCCGCAATTGGCGATGGCGCCGATTTCCTCGGGCAACCTCGACAGCATCGACGTGGTGCGAGGTGCCGGCTCGGTGCGCTACGGGCCGCAAAACGTGGGTGGCGTGATCAACTTCGTGACCCGTGCCATCCCTGAAACCTTCCAGGGTGAAGTCGGTACGACGCTGCAAACCTCCGAAGGTGGCGGCTGGAAGCACATGGAATCCGCCTTCTTGGGGGGCACGGCCGATAACGGTATCGGTGCCGCTTTGCTGTACTCCGGGGTGAAGGGCGACGGTTACCGCACTCGCAACAATGACAACGACATTGATGACGTGTTGCTCAAGACGCACTGGGCACCGACCGATCAGGATGATTTCAGCCTCAACTTCCATTACTACGACGCCACCGCTGACATGCCCGGCGGTTTGACCCAGGCGCAGTTCGATGCGGACCCGTACCAGTCGGTGCGTGACTGGGACAACTTCAGCGGGCGGCGCAAGGACGTCTCCTTCAAGTACCTGCGCCAAATTGATGATCAAACCCAGTTCGAAGTCCTGACCTATTACACCGACAGCTTCCGTGGCAGCAATATCGCCGCGCGCAATTTGCAAACCGTGACGGCCTATCCGCGTAACTACCACACCTTCGGCATCGAGCCGCGGGTGTCGCATGTCTTCACCCTGGGCCCGGTGACGCAAGAAGTCGGTGTGGGTTATCGCTATCTGAAAGAGGCGATGCATGAACAGGCAAGCATGCTTGAACTGGTCGATAACACCCCTGTGTCCGGGCCAAAGGGGGACGGGCATGTGTACCAGGATCGCACGGGCGGTACCGAAGCCAGCGCGATCTATATCGATGACAAGATCGATGTGGGCAACTGGACCGTGACCCCGGGCATTCGTTTTGAACGTATCAGCACCCACTGGCACGACCGTCCGGTGCTCGACGCCAAGGGGGTTCCGGTCGAGGAAAAGAAGCGCAGCATCGACAGCAATGAAGCGCTGCCGGCCCTGAGCGTGATGTATCACCTTTCGGATGCATGGAAGCTGTTCGCCAACTATGAAACCTCCTTTGGCAGCCTGCAGTACTTCCAGCTGGGGCAGGGCGGTACGGGGGATCAGACGGCGGCAGGCCTGAAGCCGGAGAAAGCCAAGACTTACGAAATCGGCACCCGTTACGACAATGGCACCTGGGGCGGTGAAGTAACGGTGTTCTACATCGACTTTGCCGACGAGTTGCAATACATCAGCAACGATGTGGGCTGGACCAACCTGGGCGCCACCAAGCACCAGGGCGTGGAAACCTCGGTGCACTACGACATGTCGGGGCTGGACGCGCGGCTCGACGGCTTGTCGGTGAATGCCGGGTTCACCTATACCAAGGCGACATCCGAGGGTGACATCTCCGGGTTCAAAGGGCGTGACCTGCCGTTGTATTCGCGCCAGGTGCTCAACCTCGGGGCGCGTTATGCGGTTAACCGCTGGACCTACAACCTCGACATGTTTGCCCAGTCCAAACAACACGCGCCGGGTACCGGTGGCACCTACATCACCGATCCGACGGCCGATGGTCAATACGGTGACATTCCGGGCTATGCCACCTGGAGCACCCGCGTCGGCTACGACTTCGGCCCGCAAGCGTCGAATCTCAAGCTGGGTGCGGGGATCAAAAACCTGTTCAACCAGGAGTATTACACCCGCTCCAGCGACAACAACTCAGGCATTTACCTGGGTGAGCCGCGGACGTTCTTTGTCCAGGCCAGTGTCGGCTTTTAA
- a CDS encoding MFS transporter produces the protein MSSAVAKQVSPKTLRKVIVAAAIGNFVEWFDFAVYGFLATTIAQQFFPSGNAGAALLKTFAVFAVAFAFRPLGGIFFGMLGDRIGRKRTLAMTILLMAGATTLIGILPTYAAIGVMAPILLSLIRCAQGFSAGGEYAGACAYLMEHAPNDKRAWYGSFLPVSTFSAFAAAAVVAYALEASLSAEAMASWGWRLPFLIAAPLGLVGLYLRNRLDETPAFQAVTQEHAVAHSPLKETLRNHGAAICCLGAFVSLTALSFYMFTTYFATYLQVAGGLSRATALLVSLIALIFAAALCPLAGLYSDRVGRRATVMTACALLIVAVYPSFLMASSGGFAASIVGVMLLASGAVLCGVVTAALLSETFPTRTRYTASAITYNMAYTIFGGTAPLVATWLITTTGSNLSPAFYLIAVALLALAGGLALPETSRISLSAVPTPEKTAAGVSVT, from the coding sequence ATGAGTAGCGCAGTTGCAAAGCAGGTCAGCCCCAAAACGCTGAGAAAAGTGATTGTCGCCGCGGCCATAGGCAACTTCGTCGAGTGGTTCGACTTTGCCGTCTATGGTTTTCTGGCCACCACCATCGCCCAACAGTTTTTCCCCAGCGGCAATGCCGGTGCAGCATTGCTCAAAACCTTTGCCGTGTTCGCCGTGGCCTTTGCGTTTCGTCCCTTGGGCGGGATCTTTTTTGGCATGCTGGGCGACAGGATCGGCCGCAAGCGAACCCTGGCGATGACCATTCTGCTGATGGCCGGCGCCACGACCTTGATCGGCATACTGCCCACGTATGCCGCGATTGGCGTGATGGCACCGATTCTTCTGAGCCTGATCCGTTGCGCCCAAGGGTTTTCCGCCGGAGGCGAATACGCAGGGGCCTGCGCCTACTTGATGGAACACGCGCCCAATGACAAGCGAGCCTGGTACGGCAGCTTCCTGCCGGTATCGACTTTTTCCGCCTTTGCGGCCGCGGCGGTCGTGGCCTACGCACTCGAAGCCTCCCTCTCGGCCGAAGCCATGGCCAGTTGGGGCTGGCGCCTGCCGTTCCTGATCGCGGCGCCACTGGGCCTGGTGGGGCTCTATCTGCGCAACAGACTGGATGAAACCCCGGCGTTCCAGGCAGTGACCCAGGAACACGCCGTCGCCCACTCGCCGCTCAAAGAAACCCTGCGCAACCATGGCGCGGCCATCTGCTGCCTGGGGGCTTTTGTGTCGCTGACGGCACTGTCGTTCTATATGTTCACCACCTACTTCGCCACCTACCTGCAAGTCGCTGGCGGCCTGAGCCGTGCCACAGCGCTGCTGGTGTCACTGATCGCCCTGATCTTTGCTGCCGCACTGTGCCCGCTGGCCGGGCTGTACTCGGATCGGGTGGGACGACGGGCCACGGTCATGACCGCGTGTGCACTATTGATCGTCGCCGTGTACCCCTCGTTTCTGATGGCCAGTTCCGGCGGATTCGCAGCCTCCATCGTCGGCGTCATGCTGCTTGCCTCGGGCGCGGTGCTGTGTGGCGTGGTGACAGCTGCCCTGCTCTCGGAAACCTTCCCGACCCGCACGCGCTATACCGCATCGGCCATCACCTACAACATGGCCTACACCATTTTTGGCGGAACAGCCCCGCTGGTGGCCACGTGGCTGATCACCACCACCGGCAGCAACCTGTCGCCGGCGTTCTATCTCATCGCGGTGGCGTTGCTGGCACTGGCCGGTGGCCTGGCGTTGCCAGAGACATCACGGATTTCCCTGAGCGCAGTGCCAACGCCAGAAAAAACCGCAGCCGGGGTCAGCGTAACCTGA
- a CDS encoding TIM barrel protein, with amino-acid sequence MSFSPFKLAISAEMVFLDLPFIERVKRIHALGFSAEIWDWTCKDVTALAATGADFTSMTGYISGNLTEPDGIRQLLDSARESLAVAARLNCPSLNLHGTGLGDKGLPVKPVTLTTPRMWLTACKTLEQIARLGETAGKVFLLENLNTEVDHPGTPFARAEDTLALIEAVGSPHLKLNLDLYHAQIGEGNLIELIQRAGPAIGEIQVADVPGRMEPGTGEIHYPAIARALHRIGYSGVVGLEGWASGDSEAALERFRQAFTLE; translated from the coding sequence ATGAGTTTTAGCCCGTTCAAACTGGCCATCAGTGCAGAAATGGTGTTCCTCGACCTGCCTTTCATCGAACGCGTCAAACGCATCCATGCCCTGGGCTTCAGTGCTGAAATATGGGACTGGACCTGCAAGGACGTTACCGCGCTGGCGGCTACAGGCGCCGACTTTACCTCCATGACCGGATACATCTCGGGCAACCTGACCGAGCCCGACGGCATCCGGCAATTGCTCGACAGCGCTCGGGAATCACTGGCAGTGGCCGCCCGATTGAACTGCCCGAGCCTCAACCTGCACGGCACCGGCCTCGGTGACAAAGGCTTGCCCGTCAAGCCGGTCACCCTGACCACGCCACGCATGTGGCTGACTGCCTGCAAGACCCTGGAGCAAATTGCCCGTCTGGGCGAAACCGCGGGCAAAGTGTTTTTACTGGAAAACCTGAATACCGAGGTCGATCACCCCGGTACACCCTTTGCTCGCGCCGAAGACACCCTGGCGTTGATCGAGGCGGTCGGCAGCCCGCACCTGAAACTGAACCTTGACCTCTACCATGCACAGATAGGCGAAGGAAACCTGATCGAGCTGATCCAGCGGGCTGGTCCGGCCATCGGTGAAATCCAGGTCGCGGATGTGCCGGGGCGCATGGAGCCGGGCACCGGTGAAATCCACTATCCGGCCATTGCCAGAGCCTTGCACCGCATCGGCTACAGCGGCGTTGTGGGCCTCGAAGGCTGGGCCTCGGGCGACAGTGAAGCAGCACTGGAGCGTTTCCGGCAGGCCTTTACCCTGGAGTGA
- a CDS encoding MFS transporter, producing MTAINTHAPFVPGRLEQMSTRIAFFIAGFGLAAWAPLVPYAKARAGLDEATLGLLLLCLGAGSILAMPISGLLATRFGCRRVLVVGTILICLSLPLLATASTLPLLIATLFMFGAGLGAVDSTVNLQAVIVERASGRHMMSGFHGLFSVGGIAGAAGVSALLALGLSPLWAIAAVVVLILAALAKAAPHLLPYGSESSGPAFAVPHGVVLFIGVLCFIVFLAEGAMLDWSAVFLTTEKSLGEAYAGLGYAAFALTMTVGRLLGDTIVRRLGARRVIVLGGLFAAFGMALATLAPNWELSLLGYALVGVGCSNIVPVLYTAVGKQTVMPESIAVPAITTLGYAGILAGPAAIGFIAHASSLSLAFLLITALLLGVAISGRRIQV from the coding sequence ATGACCGCCATCAACACCCACGCCCCTTTTGTACCGGGGCGTCTCGAGCAAATGTCGACCCGCATAGCTTTTTTTATTGCCGGGTTCGGTTTGGCTGCCTGGGCACCGCTGGTGCCGTATGCCAAGGCCCGTGCCGGGCTCGATGAGGCCACCCTGGGTCTGTTGCTGCTGTGTCTGGGGGCGGGGTCGATCCTGGCGATGCCCATCTCCGGCCTGTTGGCGACACGCTTTGGTTGCCGTCGTGTGCTGGTGGTCGGGACGATTCTGATTTGCCTGAGCCTGCCGCTGTTGGCGACGGCCAGCACGTTGCCGCTGTTGATCGCGACCCTGTTTATGTTTGGTGCGGGGCTCGGCGCGGTGGATTCAACGGTCAATCTGCAAGCCGTGATCGTCGAGCGCGCCAGCGGGCGTCACATGATGTCGGGCTTTCATGGCTTGTTCAGCGTCGGCGGGATTGCCGGAGCAGCCGGGGTCAGCGCCCTGCTCGCCCTGGGCCTGTCGCCGCTGTGGGCGATTGCAGCCGTGGTTGTGCTGATACTGGCCGCGCTGGCCAAAGCGGCACCGCATCTGTTGCCCTATGGCAGCGAAAGCAGCGGCCCGGCCTTTGCCGTGCCCCATGGGGTAGTGCTGTTTATCGGGGTGCTGTGCTTTATCGTGTTCCTCGCCGAAGGCGCCATGCTCGACTGGAGCGCTGTGTTCCTGACCACCGAAAAAAGCTTGGGTGAAGCCTATGCGGGCTTGGGCTATGCCGCATTCGCACTGACCATGACGGTCGGCCGATTGCTGGGCGATACCATCGTCAGGCGTCTGGGCGCGAGGCGGGTAATTGTTCTGGGAGGTTTGTTCGCCGCCTTTGGCATGGCGCTGGCCACCCTGGCCCCGAACTGGGAGCTTTCCCTGCTGGGCTATGCGCTGGTCGGCGTCGGTTGCTCAAATATTGTGCCGGTGCTGTATACCGCCGTTGGCAAGCAAACGGTGATGCCCGAAAGCATCGCCGTGCCGGCCATCACCACCCTGGGCTATGCGGGGATTCTGGCAGGCCCGGCGGCCATCGGTTTTATCGCCCATGCCAGCAGCCTGAGCCTGGCCTTTTTACTGATCACCGCCCTGCTGCTGGGCGTGGCCATCAGCGGGCGGAGGATTCAGGTCTAG
- the uvrB gene encoding excinuclease ABC subunit UvrB codes for MSDFQLVTRFKPAGDQPEAIRQMIEGIEAGLSHQTLLGVTGSGKTFSIANVIAHVNRPTLVLAPNKTLAAQLYGEFKAFFPNNAVEYFVSYYDYYQPEAYVPSSDTFIEKDASINDHIEQMRLSATKALLERKDAIIVTTVSCIYGLGSPETYLKMVLHVDRGDRLDQRELLRRLADLQYTRNDMDFARATFRVRGDVIDIYPAESDLEAIRIELFDDEVESISAFDPLTGEVIRKMPRFTFYPKSHYVTPRETLLDAVEGIKEELKERLDYLRTHDKLVEAQRLEQRTRFDLEMIMELGYCNGIENYSRYLSGRESGAPPPTLFDYLPADALLVIDESHVSVPQVGAMYKGDRSRKETLVEYGFRLPSALDNRPMRFDEWERISPQTIFVSATPGNYEAEHAGRIVEQVVRPTGLVDPQIEIRPALTQVDDLLSEISKRVALEERVLVTTLTKRMSEDLTDYLADHGVRVRYLHSDIDTVERVEIIRDLRLGVFDVLVGINLLREGLDMPEVSLVAILDADKEGFLRSERSLIQTIGRAARNLNGRAILYADRITGSMERAIGETERRREKQIAFNLANGITPKGVFKDVADIMEGAVVPGSRSKKRKGMAKAAEENAKYENELRSPSEISKRIRQLEEKMYALARDLEFEAAAQMRDEIGKLRERLLQV; via the coding sequence ATGTCCGACTTTCAGCTTGTTACCCGCTTTAAACCCGCGGGTGATCAACCCGAAGCCATTCGCCAGATGATCGAAGGCATCGAAGCCGGACTGTCGCACCAGACCCTGCTCGGCGTAACGGGCTCGGGTAAAACATTCAGCATCGCCAATGTCATCGCCCACGTGAATCGCCCGACACTGGTCCTGGCGCCGAACAAAACCCTGGCCGCGCAGTTATACGGTGAGTTCAAGGCGTTCTTCCCGAACAATGCGGTGGAGTACTTCGTCTCGTACTACGACTACTATCAGCCCGAAGCCTATGTGCCCTCCTCCGACACCTTTATCGAGAAGGACGCCTCGATCAACGACCACATCGAGCAGATGCGCCTGTCCGCGACCAAGGCCCTGCTGGAGCGCAAGGACGCGATCATCGTCACCACGGTGTCCTGTATTTACGGCCTGGGCAGCCCGGAAACCTATTTGAAGATGGTGCTGCACGTCGATCGCGGCGACAGGCTTGACCAGCGCGAACTGCTGCGCCGCCTGGCCGACCTGCAATACACCCGCAACGATATGGATTTTGCCCGCGCCACGTTCCGCGTACGGGGCGACGTGATCGACATCTACCCGGCCGAATCGGATCTTGAAGCCATCCGCATCGAACTGTTCGACGATGAAGTCGAGAGCATCAGCGCCTTTGACCCGCTGACCGGCGAAGTCATACGCAAGATGCCGCGTTTCACCTTCTACCCTAAAAGCCACTACGTAACGCCACGTGAAACCCTGCTGGATGCGGTCGAAGGCATCAAGGAAGAGCTCAAGGAGCGTCTCGACTACCTGCGCACCCATGACAAGCTGGTCGAAGCCCAGCGCCTGGAGCAACGTACCCGCTTCGACCTGGAAATGATCATGGAGCTGGGTTACTGCAACGGCATCGAAAACTACTCGCGCTATCTGTCGGGCCGCGAATCCGGTGCGCCGCCACCGACCCTGTTCGATTACCTGCCGGCCGATGCGCTGCTGGTGATCGACGAGTCCCACGTCAGCGTGCCGCAAGTCGGTGCCATGTATAAAGGCGACCGGTCGCGCAAGGAAACCCTGGTGGAATACGGTTTCCGCTTGCCGTCGGCCTTGGACAACCGGCCGATGCGCTTTGATGAATGGGAACGCATCAGCCCGCAAACCATTTTTGTCTCGGCCACCCCCGGCAATTACGAAGCCGAGCATGCCGGCCGGATTGTTGAGCAAGTGGTGCGCCCGACCGGCCTGGTCGACCCGCAAATCGAAATTCGCCCGGCCCTGACTCAAGTGGACGATTTGCTGTCCGAGATATCCAAGCGGGTGGCACTGGAAGAGCGGGTGCTGGTCACCACGCTGACCAAACGCATGTCCGAAGACCTGACTGACTACCTGGCCGATCATGGCGTACGGGTACGCTACCTGCACTCCGACATTGATACCGTGGAGCGGGTCGAAATCATTCGCGACCTGCGCCTTGGGGTGTTTGACGTGCTGGTGGGCATCAACCTGCTGCGAGAAGGCCTGGACATGCCGGAAGTGTCGCTGGTGGCCATTCTTGACGCAGACAAAGAAGGCTTCCTGCGTTCCGAGCGTTCGTTGATCCAGACCATTGGCCGTGCGGCCCGTAATCTGAATGGCCGGGCCATTCTTTACGCCGACCGTATCACCGGTTCGATGGAGCGCGCCATTGGCGAAACCGAACGTCGCCGGGAAAAACAGATCGCCTTCAACCTGGCCAACGGCATCACCCCCAAAGGCGTGTTCAAGGACGTTGCCGACATCATGGAAGGTGCGGTGGTCCCGGGGTCACGCAGCAAGAAACGCAAAGGCATGGCCAAGGCGGCCGAAGAAAACGCCAAGTACGAAAACGAACTGCGGTCCCCCAGCGAAATCAGCAAGCGCATTCGCCAACTGGAAGAAAAAATGTACGCCCTCGCCCGCGACCTGGAGTTCGAGGCGGCGGCGCAGATGCGCGACGAAATCGGCAAACTCCGCGAGCGCCTGTTGCAGGTGTGA